TAAAATAAAACCATCGCAACACATCCAGACTGTCTCAATTCGGTTCGATTTCGCAGTGATATCAGTTTGGTTTTTATTTTTACTAATCGTCCTAACTGTTGGTATGCGATGGATAGACCGCTATGTTTCATGAGGTCATTAAAGGAGATTCTCATGAAACACGATTTGGAAAGTATCAGATCGGCGTTATCCAGTTATCAAGTGGATATGACGTCGAGACCGGACGGCAGCATTGTGCTGACCATCGCCCACAGAGACCGCATGCTGGTTCGTGTTCTCGATGGTTCCTGCCCCACTCAGGAGGTGATAAGGCTGATTCATTTCGATATGACGCTGGAGGAAGATGGTGAATCGATTAATGAAGCAGTCAAACACTGTGATGTCACACAGCTACCAACCTACTCGCGCGAGCCGATTTTTCGCACGCGCTCCTCTCGCTTATGGGCCATGAGAAAGCTCACGAATGAATGAGGAGATACACACATGCCCAGATGCAAGGATTCAGCAACGATTCGGAACCTGTCCGAAGACCTGATGGGAATAATCAGAAGGCATATGCCCTGTCGACACCAACTGATGCACGAATGGCCCTACGCAGCCGGGTCGACATGCCTGGTGGTACTTCTGGTCTGGCAGCCCTTTCAGCCGGCGGCGCTGGCGGTGATGCTCACTCAACCGACGATACAGAGCGCTGAGCGCTCGCTACAGGAGATCGACTCGAACTGTTATCAGGTACGCAGTGAGGAACTCAGCGAGCAGACTTGCGAAAACTGCGACCAGGATAAAGTGGCCGGCACGCTTTCCGAGAGGGATTTTCAGTTCAGCCGCTCCATTCTCACTTGCTCGAATATATATCGCGCCCCTCTGCGCACACACGCAGAGGACAGACCCGCCAACGTGATGATCGAAGTGATCCGCTCCAATCACACCTTCTAGATGCCCTTCGGCTGGCATTTCCGGCCATCAATACTGCCTTTCTCCACCTCGCCTTTTATTGCGCCCCGATTATTTGATCGAATCATCGGGGTGACTGTCGATATGCACATAGCGTTAAACAGCGCAGAACTGTTCGCCAATTTATTTCTCCGCCCCCGCGATAAGCGGCAATAAGCGAAACCCCTTGCGTGGACAGGAAGGATAAAACCCGGAAACGCTGTTGCGATCAGGCAGCATTTCTTCTTGGCAAATAGATACTTAGCCCGTTGCCCGATCAAATTGTTCCTTATTGGTACAGGAAAGATGTTCCTACAGCATTTATACAAGAAGGCGTGAAATGAAAGGCATCGACAATTATCAGCAACACGTCAACGCCTACAACCATTGCGCAAACGCCTGCGAGCAATGTGCATCCGCCTGTCTTGATGGAGGTGATGCCGCTCATTATCACTGCATCGAGTCATGTCGAGATTGCGCAGACCTTTGTCGCCTGACGGTCACACTAATGTTGCGCAACAGTCCCTATGTCTCAGTGGCCAGCCAGCTATGCCGGATCGCCTGTCTGTCCTGCATGGAAGAGTGCATCCGACATTCCAGTCGGCATTGCCAGGAGTGCGCGCGCATTATTGCCAGGAGTGCGCGCGCATTTGCCAGATCTGTGCGCAGGAACCCTTATTGGAGTCAGCCTGATGAGCAAGAAAACGCAGAACAGCGACGAGCGGGTACCCGTGGCGCGCTCTGACGAGGCGCTGCTGGATGACCCTGGCAACGAAGACCCGGGCTCGCTACTCGATGCCCCCGTGCCGCTGCGCCCTTCGACCAGGGTGCAGCGGGGCGGAAAGCCCGGACCAGGCGAGGTCAAGCCGCGCTAGTCCGGGGTGGCTCAGGCCGGGATGCTCTTGGTCCGCGGTTCGCGAGCCCAGATGCGATGCTGCTTGAGCGCTGCCTCGAAACGCTTGTACAGCGGATCGAACCTGTCGCCACCGAGCATGCCGTCATCCTCTTCCAGGCCCAGCATGGTCGCCAGTTGAGCGGCATCGCCACTGAGCGCGATAGGCTTGAGGTGCTTGTAGGCTTCCAGCAAGTAATGCTTGGCCACACCATCGCCCTGCAGGGTCTTGAGCACCTGCTCGCCGCCCGGCACGAACACCGCATCGACGGTGATCGACGGCTCCGAGGCGAAGCTGCCGTCTGGCTGGATCGGCTGGCCGGCGGAGTCCTTCACCGCCGCTGGCGAAGGCGCCAGCAGTTTGGCCACGGCGCCGGCACCTTTGAGCATCTTCTTCAGACCGGCGACTTCATCGGCGTTGCAGCCGGGCGTCAGCAGAACTGCGACGCGCCGCCCGCGAATGTCGCCAGGCAGCAGATTCATCTGGCTGAGCGCCGGGGAAATCTGCGTCTTGCCCTCCTCCTTCGACTTTGAGGTGTCATCCAGGTCGATCCCCAGGTTCTGCGCCACGCGCAACGCCAGCTGCGGGTCGATATGGACGAGGATTTCCTTTACCTGACGCTCGCGGATGTACAGACGCTCGACCTTCGACAGCTCGAAGCTGTAGGCGTCGACGATGTGCTGCTGCTCGGCTTCGCTCATGCTGCGCCAGAACATCGTGGCCTGGGAAAAGTGGTCGGCGAAGCTGGGCGAGCGTACGCGGATCTTGGTGCCGTGGACCGGCTCGGGATAGGAACTGTAGCCGCCCCCGCTTGGCGCCGGTGGCGTTTCACGCGGCCAGTTGCCGTCGATCGAGTTCGGTTCGTAGGCGGCGCGACCGCGATTGATCTGCTGGCGATGAGGCGCATCGCGCTGGTTGTTGTGGAACGGGCACAGCGGCCGGTTGATCGGGATTTCATTGAAGTTGGGTCCGCCCAGACGCATCAACTGGGTATCGGTATACGAGAACAGCCGGCCCTGCAGCAGCGGGTCGTTGCTGAAATCGATGCCCGGCACCACGTGACCGATGTGAAATGCCGACTGTTCCGTCTCGGCGAAGAAGTTGTCAGGGTTGCGATCGAGCACCATGCGTCCGACCACGCGCACCGGCACCAGCTCCTCGGGCACCAGCTTGGTTGGATCGAGCAGGTCGAAGCCGAAGCTTTGCGCGTCTTCCTCGTTCATCACCTGCAGGCCCAGTTCCCATTCCGGGTAGAGGCCGCGCTCGATGTCTTCCCAAAGGCCGCGGCGGTGAAAGTCCGGGTCCTTGCCAGCGAGTTTCTGCGCTTCGTCCCACACCAGCGAACAGACGCCGGCCTTGGGCCGCCAGTGAAACTTCACCAGCTTGCTCTGGCCCTCGGCGTTGACCAGGCGAAAGCTGTGCACGCCAAAACCCTGCATCGAGCGATAGGCGATAGGAATGGCGCGGTCGGACATGGTCCAGAGCACCATGTGCGCCGACTCCGGGGTCAGCGAGACGAAGTCCCAGAAGGTGTCGTGGGCCGAGGCACCGGTCGGGATCTCGTTGTGCGGCTCGGGCTTCACCGCGTGGACGAAGTCCGGAAACTTGATCGCGTCCTGGATGAAGAACACCGGCATGTTGTTGCCCACCAGATCGAAATTGCCTTCCTCGGTGTAGAACTTCACGGCAAAGCCGCGCACGTCACGTACCGTGTCGGCCGAACCGCGCGGGCCCTGTACGGTGGAGAAACGCACGAACACCGGGGTGCGCTTGCCGGCTTCGCTGAGGAAGTTGGCGCAGGTCAGGTCGGTGGCCGGGTCGGTCACTTCGAAATAGCCATGGGCAGCCGATCCGCGCGCATGCACCACACGCTCGGGAATGCGCTCGTGGTCGAAGTGGGTGAGCTTCTCGCGCATGATGAAGTCTTCCATCAGCGTCGGCCCACGTTCACCTGCGCGCAGGCTGTTCTGGTTGTCGGCAATGCGCACACCGGTATTGGTGGTCAGGGCCTCACCGGTGGCGTCCTCGCGAAATTGCTCGAGCTGTTCGAGCTTGGCGTTGCTGTTGCTTCTGTCGAGCGTATCGCTGCCGGCCATCTGGCTGTTCCCGGCGCTTTTCGGTTGCTTGCTCATGGACTACTCCCTGCTGTTGGGGGGCACGCATGGGGCCGCGCGCTGATTGTTCGTGGCCATGTCAGGCATGGCGAGCCCGCAGGCCACGGTCGAGACGCTACGGGTAGTTTTTGGAGGTGGTCAGTCGCGGTTCCGTTCGACCTGAATTTTTCCTTTGCACCCGGCCGGTTGCGCCGTTTCGCTTGTCGTATCGCGGTTTCGCTGGCGCAAATTTGTCCTGAACTTCACCAGTGCCTTGCCCTTCTACCCCTGTGAACTCACATCCCAGGAGGATCGAACATGCACCCATTGAAACCACTGGCCTTGTTGGCCGCAGCCGCCTTTGCACTTTGCGCGGTCACCAGCCTGCAGGCCGCGAGCAAGACGGAATCCATCAGCAGCGAGGAGTTCGTCGAAGAAGCCTCGGCCAAAGGCATCGCCGAGATCGAGACGGCCAAGCTGGCTCTGGAGAAATCCCAGAACGATACGGTCAAGAGCTTCGCGCAGATGATGATCGACGATCATCGCCAGGCGAATCAGAAGCTGGCCGACCTGGCCAAGAGCAAGGATCTGGAGGTGTCCGATGACGCCGAGCTGCTCAATCAGGCCAAGGCCATGGTCCTGAAGCTGCGTGGCGAGGCGAGCTTCGACAAGGCGTACATGAACAATCAGGTGGTCGCCCACCGTGAAACCATCGAGTTGTTCCGTCGCGCGGTGAATGTCGATGACGAACAGCTGGCAGCCTTCGCACGCGAGACGCTGCCCAAGCTGGAACACCATCTGCAGCGCGCCGAGCAGCTCAATGGTCAGTTGCCGGAAGAGTAAGCACTCGCCTGCCGGATCGCTGCGGCGGTCCGGCAGAGTCCCAATCAGGCCTGGCGCAGGCGCTCGTAGTAATAAGCCAGCTGCTTCAGGGCATAGCGCGCCGCCTGTTCACGCACCTCGTTGCGGGAACCGCTGAACTGCACCGTCTCGCTGACCACGCCCTGATGCTGGTCGAGACGCATCGCACAGGCGATGCACTGCACGCCGTCCATGTCCCCTTCCGCTTCCGCCAACCCGGTATTGGCCAGCACGATATCGGCATCACTGCGCTGCAGCGCGCCGAGTGCCATTTCCCGCGCCACTTCCTCGCTGGTCAGGCCAAAGCGCTCGATGGTGTTCGGGTTGACGCCCAGGCAGCGCTGCTTGGCCTTGGGTGAATAGGTGACGAATGCGCAGTCGAGCACCTGCCCGCTACCCGGCACATCCGCCACCAGTGAGCTGATCAGACCGGCCGTACAGGACTCGGCAGTGGCCAGGCGCAGCTTGTACTTGCTGAGGAAATCAACCACCTGCTCGACGTTTTGCATTTTCCGTTCTCCCAGAGGCTAGCCGTGAAGCTCTGTGGAAGCGTCAGGCGCATGCAAAGTTCAACCTTTCACGCTCCGTCGGCCGCTGAAAAAAGGTCGAACCTTTGTCGCGATCACCCCGTCAGGAGAAGGGTAAGGGGGGAGATTGCGGATCATGTTCGTCCCATCGTCCTCCTTCGCAGGCCCTCGCTCAGCAGGCGAGTCGTCCCAAGGCCCAACTCAATGGAG
The sequence above is drawn from the Pseudomonas sp. Z8(2022) genome and encodes:
- the katE gene encoding catalase HPII; protein product: MSKQPKSAGNSQMAGSDTLDRSNSNAKLEQLEQFREDATGEALTTNTGVRIADNQNSLRAGERGPTLMEDFIMREKLTHFDHERIPERVVHARGSAAHGYFEVTDPATDLTCANFLSEAGKRTPVFVRFSTVQGPRGSADTVRDVRGFAVKFYTEEGNFDLVGNNMPVFFIQDAIKFPDFVHAVKPEPHNEIPTGASAHDTFWDFVSLTPESAHMVLWTMSDRAIPIAYRSMQGFGVHSFRLVNAEGQSKLVKFHWRPKAGVCSLVWDEAQKLAGKDPDFHRRGLWEDIERGLYPEWELGLQVMNEEDAQSFGFDLLDPTKLVPEELVPVRVVGRMVLDRNPDNFFAETEQSAFHIGHVVPGIDFSNDPLLQGRLFSYTDTQLMRLGGPNFNEIPINRPLCPFHNNQRDAPHRQQINRGRAAYEPNSIDGNWPRETPPAPSGGGYSSYPEPVHGTKIRVRSPSFADHFSQATMFWRSMSEAEQQHIVDAYSFELSKVERLYIRERQVKEILVHIDPQLALRVAQNLGIDLDDTSKSKEEGKTQISPALSQMNLLPGDIRGRRVAVLLTPGCNADEVAGLKKMLKGAGAVAKLLAPSPAAVKDSAGQPIQPDGSFASEPSITVDAVFVPGGEQVLKTLQGDGVAKHYLLEAYKHLKPIALSGDAAQLATMLGLEEDDGMLGGDRFDPLYKRFEAALKQHRIWAREPRTKSIPA
- a CDS encoding DUF4142 domain-containing protein, which produces MHPLKPLALLAAAAFALCAVTSLQAASKTESISSEEFVEEASAKGIAEIETAKLALEKSQNDTVKSFAQMMIDDHRQANQKLADLAKSKDLEVSDDAELLNQAKAMVLKLRGEASFDKAYMNNQVVAHRETIELFRRAVNVDDEQLAAFARETLPKLEHHLQRAEQLNGQLPEE
- a CDS encoding CinA family protein — encoded protein: MQNVEQVVDFLSKYKLRLATAESCTAGLISSLVADVPGSGQVLDCAFVTYSPKAKQRCLGVNPNTIERFGLTSEEVAREMALGALQRSDADIVLANTGLAEAEGDMDGVQCIACAMRLDQHQGVVSETVQFSGSRNEVREQAARYALKQLAYYYERLRQA